A stretch of the Rodentibacter haemolyticus genome encodes the following:
- a CDS encoding alcohol dehydrogenase catalytic domain-containing protein, translating into MKTYIAFQAIDDELKEVRLPIPTPESEQVLIKVEACGICGADKSDVANAKVPRVVGHEVIGRIVAVGENMPKRWFVGQRVGVGRLGGHCNECDTCRSGAFNLCPHQAIIGATADGGYAEYMLARHTGLVSVPNELDAVQSAPLLCAGLATFNALKKSGAEAGDLVAIVGVGGLGHLAVQYAAKMGFEVVAIGRKPELAEHIKALGGDHYFTGDDVVQQLQNLGGAKAIISTINHADTVAEIAKALAPQGKLVILGADKTPLALSIGQLVGGERSVIGSLTGTPLENEKTLKFSRLSHIQAQIERYPLSQAKTAFERMRDGEVRFRAVLEMR; encoded by the coding sequence ATGAAAACTTATATTGCATTTCAAGCGATTGACGACGAATTGAAGGAAGTTCGCCTACCGATCCCAACCCCAGAGAGCGAACAGGTGTTAATTAAAGTGGAGGCTTGTGGTATTTGCGGGGCGGATAAAAGCGATGTGGCAAATGCCAAAGTGCCAAGAGTAGTCGGACACGAAGTTATCGGACGAATTGTAGCGGTCGGCGAGAATATGCCGAAACGCTGGTTTGTCGGACAACGAGTTGGCGTAGGGCGATTGGGCGGGCATTGTAACGAGTGCGACACCTGTCGTAGCGGTGCATTTAACCTTTGCCCTCATCAGGCTATTATCGGTGCAACGGCTGACGGTGGCTATGCCGAATATATGTTGGCAAGGCACACAGGGCTTGTGTCCGTGCCTAATGAATTAGATGCCGTACAATCTGCCCCCTTACTTTGTGCAGGTTTGGCAACCTTTAATGCCTTAAAAAAGAGTGGGGCGGAAGCGGGCGATTTAGTGGCGATAGTCGGAGTGGGCGGATTAGGGCATTTGGCGGTGCAATATGCCGCTAAAATGGGCTTTGAAGTAGTGGCTATCGGTAGAAAACCCGAACTTGCCGAGCATATAAAAGCATTGGGGGGAGATCATTATTTCACTGGCGATGATGTCGTCCAACAATTACAAAATTTAGGCGGTGCAAAAGCGATCATCAGTACCATAAATCACGCAGACACCGTTGCCGAAATCGCCAAAGCCCTTGCCCCACAAGGAAAATTGGTGATACTTGGGGCTGATAAAACGCCATTGGCGTTATCTATCGGACAACTTGTGGGCGGCGAACGGAGCGTGATAGGTTCATTAACAGGCACACCACTGGAAAATGAAAAAACGCTGAAATTCAGCCGACTAAGCCATATTCAAGCACAAATTGAACGCTATCCGTTAAGCCAGGCAAAAACCGCTTTTGAACGAATGAGAGATGGTGAAGTAAGATTTAGAGCGGTATTAGAAATGAGATAA
- a CDS encoding BCCT family transporter — protein sequence MSLSQFIEKRTSFNPFVIGLTLFFVLLLMLMILIAPTQTQSLLNQAKAGIFAHFSWFYVLAFSVFLSFLLILSVSNLGNIKLGNDEEEPEFGFLSWLAMLFAAGMGVGLMFFGVAEPLTHYLSEITTGAAEHKQQEALLHTLFHWGIHAWAVYGMIALALAYFGFRYKLPLALRSCFYPLFKDRINGKIGDIIDIMALLATLFGIITTLGFGASQLGAGLHQIGWISENNFSLQIIVIVAVMSLAIFSAISGVGKGVKMLSQLNLSLAFSLLIFVLLTGPTLYLLSAFSDNIGTYLSNLVQLSFKTYVYEQEHTDWFSSWTILYWAWWCSWAPFVGLFIARISKGRTIREFIFGVLIIPSLFGILWFTVFGNTAIWLNDGAASGSLGEMISSPEILLFKFLNYLPLPTITGLVSLIVIALFFITSADSGIYVLNNIASRDKSITSPRWQAVMWGVLMSVVAIVLMQSGGLANLQTMTLIVALPFALLMLLMCFSLWKGLNADKKYFATKVNPTSIFWTGEKWKERLEQMMNQTQEKDILRFLKHTALPAMRELRQELTGKYNLSVQVNTLFEQDEPAVELIIQKESMRDFMYGIKSVGHKVSKQLINDENLPHIQHSTTYEPYSYFFDGRIGYDVQYMDQDELIADILKQYERYLSLLDDVGQELMAHEQTELAE from the coding sequence TTGTCTTTATCTCAATTTATAGAAAAGCGAACGTCATTTAATCCTTTTGTGATTGGTTTGACGTTATTTTTTGTTTTGTTATTGATGTTGATGATTTTAATTGCACCGACACAAACGCAATCACTTTTAAACCAAGCAAAAGCTGGTATTTTTGCGCATTTTAGTTGGTTTTACGTTTTAGCATTTTCAGTATTTTTAAGTTTTCTTCTCATTTTATCAGTGAGTAACTTAGGAAATATTAAGCTCGGTAATGATGAAGAAGAACCTGAATTTGGTTTTCTTTCTTGGTTAGCGATGCTTTTTGCCGCCGGTATGGGCGTGGGATTAATGTTTTTCGGTGTGGCAGAACCGCTAACCCATTATCTTTCCGAAATTACGACCGGTGCTGCGGAACATAAACAGCAAGAAGCCCTGTTACACACCCTATTTCACTGGGGAATTCACGCTTGGGCTGTTTATGGAATGATCGCGTTAGCCTTAGCCTATTTTGGTTTCCGCTATAAATTACCCTTAGCATTACGCTCTTGTTTCTACCCATTATTCAAAGATCGTATCAATGGCAAAATCGGCGATATTATCGATATTATGGCGTTACTTGCCACTCTGTTCGGTATTATTACCACATTAGGTTTTGGCGCATCTCAATTAGGTGCAGGGTTACATCAAATAGGTTGGATCAGTGAAAATAACTTCAGCTTACAAATTATTGTTATTGTTGCTGTAATGAGCCTAGCGATTTTCTCTGCTATTTCAGGGGTAGGAAAAGGCGTAAAAATGCTAAGCCAATTAAATCTCAGCTTAGCGTTCTCGCTGCTTATTTTCGTATTATTAACCGGACCAACGCTTTATCTGCTTTCTGCATTTAGCGACAATATCGGCACTTATCTCAGCAATTTAGTGCAACTTAGCTTTAAAACCTATGTATATGAACAAGAACATACCGATTGGTTCAGCAGCTGGACGATCCTTTACTGGGCGTGGTGGTGTTCTTGGGCGCCATTTGTCGGTTTATTCATCGCGCGTATTTCCAAAGGGCGAACAATTCGCGAATTTATTTTTGGCGTGCTAATCATTCCTAGTTTATTCGGTATTCTCTGGTTTACCGTATTTGGTAATACGGCGATTTGGTTAAATGACGGAGCCGCATCTGGGTCGCTCGGTGAAATGATTTCATCACCTGAAATTTTACTCTTCAAATTCTTAAATTATCTGCCTTTACCAACTATCACAGGTTTGGTGAGTTTAATTGTTATCGCTTTATTTTTTATCACTTCGGCAGACTCGGGGATTTATGTATTAAATAACATCGCCTCACGTGATAAAAGTATCACTTCGCCACGATGGCAAGCGGTGATGTGGGGCGTATTAATGTCTGTGGTTGCAATCGTTTTAATGCAATCGGGCGGTTTAGCCAATCTTCAAACGATGACCTTAATCGTGGCATTACCTTTTGCCCTTTTAATGTTGCTCATGTGTTTCAGTTTGTGGAAAGGGTTAAATGCCGATAAAAAATATTTTGCGACCAAAGTGAACCCAACCAGTATTTTTTGGACAGGAGAAAAATGGAAAGAACGCTTAGAGCAGATGATGAATCAAACCCAAGAGAAAGACATTCTCCGTTTTTTAAAACATACCGCCCTGCCTGCTATGCGTGAGCTACGCCAAGAACTGACTGGCAAATATAACTTAAGCGTTCAGGTGAATACTTTATTTGAGCAAGATGAACCGGCGGTTGAATTGATCATCCAAAAAGAATCAATGCGTGATTTTATGTATGGAATTAAATCCGTAGGGCATAAAGTTTCAAAACAATTAATTAATGATGAAAACTTGCCGCATATTCAACATAGCACCACTTATGAGCCATATTCTTATTTCTTCGATGGGCGCATAGGATACGATGTGCAATATATGGATCAGGATGAACTCATCGCTGATATATTGAAGCAATATGAACGCTATTTAAGTTTACTTGATGATGTTGGGCAAGAATTAATGGCACACGAACAAACCGAATTAGCGGAATAG
- a CDS encoding LysR substrate-binding domain-containing protein — MIFSPTDGIDVAFRLGDLHTDNVIAKKIIEVGSALVATPEFIAQFDKPETLPDLAHFRYATWGNSCSVGSLNIFTAPIPPLTMSFTSNDLQVVLHYVLQGLAIGILPPYAVQEALQAGELVEIFTNQPKKRHNVHLIYPSHKHPSAVLKAFVEFCLKH; from the coding sequence GTGATTTTTTCGCCGACCGATGGCATTGATGTGGCGTTTCGGTTAGGGGATTTGCACACCGATAATGTGATTGCCAAAAAGATAATAGAAGTTGGTTCAGCATTGGTTGCCACGCCTGAATTTATTGCCCAGTTTGACAAGCCAGAAACATTGCCAGATCTCGCTCATTTCCGCTATGCCACTTGGGGGAATAGCTGTTCGGTCGGCTCGCTGAACATTTTTACCGCCCCTATTCCACCTCTGACGATGAGTTTTACCAGCAATGATTTGCAAGTGGTGCTTCATTATGTATTGCAAGGTTTGGCAATTGGTATTTTGCCGCCTTATGCCGTGCAAGAAGCACTCCAAGCGGGCGAATTAGTTGAAATTTTTACAAATCAGCCGAAAAAGCGGCACAATGTTCATTTGATTTACCCGTCGCATAAACATCCTTCTGCTGTGTTAAAAGCTTTTGTGGAGTTTTGTTTGAAGCATTAA
- a CDS encoding SDR family NAD(P)-dependent oxidoreductase, whose product MYNFSNKVAIVTGGGSGMGLEIAKRLVQAGAKVVIGGRNEAKLQTAANEIDASGANVRIFAGDIAKPATAKGLVATAEREFGGVDILINNAGVFNPKPFLDVDESEYDWFLDTILKGKFFMAQAAAKAMKKRGGGAIVQTGSLWALEAISATPSAAYSVANAGVHALTKNLAIELAKDNIRINTVAPAVVETPIYNTFMSDEQVKETLPTFNNFHPLGRNGTPTDIAEAMLFFASDNANWITGTILPVDGGVMAGR is encoded by the coding sequence ATGTACAATTTTTCAAATAAAGTGGCAATCGTAACAGGCGGCGGTTCCGGCATGGGATTGGAAATCGCTAAACGTTTAGTGCAAGCAGGAGCAAAAGTCGTGATTGGCGGTCGCAATGAAGCGAAGTTACAAACTGCGGCAAACGAGATTGATGCAAGCGGTGCAAATGTCCGCATTTTTGCCGGCGACATCGCTAAACCTGCCACAGCCAAAGGCTTGGTAGCAACGGCTGAACGTGAATTTGGTGGCGTGGATATTTTGATTAACAATGCAGGCGTATTTAATCCCAAACCATTCTTGGACGTGGATGAGAGCGAGTATGATTGGTTCTTGGATACCATTTTAAAAGGCAAATTCTTTATGGCACAGGCAGCCGCCAAAGCCATGAAAAAACGTGGTGGCGGTGCGATTGTGCAAACAGGTTCGCTGTGGGCATTAGAAGCGATTAGTGCGACACCGTCTGCGGCGTATTCGGTGGCGAATGCAGGCGTTCACGCTTTAACCAAAAACTTGGCGATTGAGCTTGCCAAAGACAATATTCGCATTAACACCGTTGCCCCTGCGGTCGTGGAAACGCCTATTTACAATACATTTATGAGTGATGAGCAAGTAAAAGAAACCTTGCCGACTTTCAACAACTTCCACCCACTTGGCAGAAACGGTACCCCGACTGATATCGCCGAAGCGATGTTGTTCTTTGCCAGTGATAACGCAAACTGGATTACTGGCACAATCTTGCCTGTGGACGGCGGTGTAATGGCTGGACGTTAA
- a CDS encoding tautomerase family protein produces MMPVFHAHVPAGKFNSEQKAALADAFVLALHESLNTPMDDRFVIISEHKEDELFIHPTFPNMNRTDKRMVVTVDVSTSRTVEEKRKLVELVTKYAVEKVGIGQDDISLLIYALPLENMSFGGGKIMIDDAEAMAKRTL; encoded by the coding sequence ATGATGCCAGTATTTCACGCACACGTTCCAGCAGGAAAATTCAACAGCGAACAAAAAGCCGCATTGGCGGATGCCTTTGTTTTAGCATTGCACGAATCGCTCAACACGCCAATGGATGACCGTTTTGTGATTATCAGCGAGCATAAGGAAGATGAACTTTTCATTCACCCAACTTTCCCCAATATGAATCGCACCGACAAGCGAATGGTTGTTACAGTGGACGTTAGCACGTCTCGTACAGTGGAGGAAAAACGCAAGTTGGTAGAACTCGTGACCAAATATGCGGTGGAAAAAGTGGGTATCGGGCAAGATGATATTTCGTTATTGATTTACGCCTTACCGTTGGAAAATATGAGCTTTGGCGGTGGTAAAATTATGATTGATGATGCCGAAGCAATGGCAAAAAGAACCCTGTAA
- a CDS encoding LysR family transcriptional regulator → MDLNAVRMFVGVVQAGSFSKAAEKLQIPIVTISRNIRELENQLNTQLLERAKMGVTPTLAGQKFYEQSYLSIDMLLGSARFTPMRRN, encoded by the coding sequence ATGGATCTAAATGCAGTAAGAATGTTTGTCGGTGTGGTGCAAGCGGGCAGTTTTTCTAAAGCGGCGGAAAAGTTACAAATTCCGATTGTGACCATTAGTCGTAATATTCGAGAGTTAGAAAATCAGCTTAATACGCAGTTATTAGAACGTGCTAAAATGGGTGTAACGCCAACTCTTGCGGGGCAGAAGTTTTATGAACAGAGCTATTTAAGCATTGATATGTTGTTAGGGAGTGCACGCTTCACTCCGATGAGAAGGAATTAA
- a CDS encoding LysR substrate-binding domain-containing protein has product MKNITPYLKALKAFETTARHQSFSLASDELFVTPAAVGQLVKSLEDALGVPLFHRRVGGIKGGQVRLTLTDTAKNALPDIQAGFARLEQGFTKLTPTDDKQLTITVSPALASKWLLPRLEDFQHQYPDIDVRLHTDSRHSDFGILGIDVGIRYGMGDWAGLIATKLMDEQIFPVCSPEFAKRFSLFDIEHLLGATLIHDTTLDEAQGFMSWAKWFEFVGLPTPTIFYGLKINSSSAVLQFAIDGQGVALARSVMAQQDLQSGRLIRLYPEYEYPSKLCYFVVYPKHKADKMAVISFKNWVLDMANYRFVV; this is encoded by the coding sequence GTGAAAAACATTACTCCCTATCTAAAAGCCCTAAAAGCCTTTGAAACCACTGCTCGCCACCAAAGTTTTAGTTTGGCAAGTGATGAATTATTCGTTACTCCTGCGGCAGTAGGACAGCTTGTTAAAAGTCTAGAAGACGCTTTGGGCGTGCCTTTATTCCATCGTCGAGTGGGTGGAATTAAAGGTGGACAAGTACGGCTTACCCTAACCGATACCGCCAAAAATGCGTTGCCGGATATTCAGGCAGGCTTTGCTCGTTTGGAGCAGGGGTTTACCAAATTAACGCCCACCGATGATAAACAGCTTACCATTACCGTCAGTCCAGCATTGGCGAGTAAATGGCTGTTGCCACGTTTGGAAGATTTTCAACATCAGTACCCTGATATTGATGTACGTTTGCATACGGATAGCCGTCATAGCGATTTTGGTATACTGGGTATTGATGTGGGTATTCGATACGGTATGGGGGATTGGGCTGGTCTGATTGCGACAAAACTCATGGATGAACAGATTTTCCCTGTGTGTTCGCCCGAGTTTGCCAAAAGATTTTCTTTATTTGATATTGAACATTTGCTTGGGGCAACACTTATTCATGACACCACGCTTGATGAAGCACAAGGTTTTATGAGTTGGGCAAAATGGTTTGAATTTGTCGGCTTGCCCACGCCCACCATTTTTTATGGTCTAAAAATCAACAGTTCATCGGCGGTTTTACAATTCGCCATAGACGGACAAGGCGTGGCATTGGCAAGAAGTGTCATGGCCCAACAAGACTTACAAAGTGGGCGATTGATACGCTTATATCCTGAATATGAGTATCCGTCTAAGCTGTGTTATTTTGTGGTTTATCCTAAGCATAAAGCGGATAAAATGGCGGTTATATCTTTTAAAAATTGGGTTTTAGACATGGCAAATTACAGATTTGTAGTTTAA
- a CDS encoding ABC transporter six-transmembrane domain-containing protein, translating to MQTNALDNLKSIAKNNKRRLFITFFFVTLENILFLTYPLFGSFAVNAMMQGDIWLSLTYSLVVLVIWGIGATRRAIDTRAFARIYAELAVPVVLNQREKGLDTSAITARVALSRQFVDFFEQHLPTLIMSSFSIIGAALMLLLIEFWSGVTAFAILFFFMILLPKYAKTNDLLYLKLNNRLEKEVQMIEKSDPYQLDKHYDLLAKLRIRLSNREAMGYLWIGVSAAILFGVTVVQLATTQGVQAGHIYAVITYLWTFAMSLDDAPRLLEEFSNLKDIGKRVEV from the coding sequence ATGCAGACAAATGCCCTTGATAATTTAAAATCCATTGCAAAAAATAATAAACGGCGATTATTTATCACTTTCTTTTTCGTAACGCTTGAGAATATCTTATTTCTAACCTACCCGCTGTTTGGTAGCTTTGCCGTTAATGCGATGATGCAAGGTGATATTTGGCTGTCGCTCACTTATTCGTTAGTGGTCTTGGTTATTTGGGGTATTGGTGCAACACGTCGAGCGATAGATACTCGAGCTTTCGCCCGTATTTATGCAGAACTTGCCGTACCGGTGGTACTTAATCAGCGAGAAAAAGGTTTAGATACCTCTGCGATTACCGCTCGCGTGGCGTTATCTCGCCAATTCGTTGATTTTTTCGAACAACACCTCCCTACGCTAATCATGTCGAGTTTTTCGATTATCGGGGCGGCACTAATGTTATTACTGATTGAATTTTGGTCGGGAGTGACAGCTTTCGCTATTTTATTCTTTTTCATGATCTTGTTGCCAAAATACGCCAAAACGAACGATTTACTCTATTTAAAACTGAATAATCGCTTAGAAAAAGAAGTACAAATGATTGAAAAAAGTGACCCCTATCAGCTTGATAAACACTATGACTTGTTAGCAAAATTACGTATTCGTTTATCCAACCGAGAAGCAATGGGGTATTTATGGATTGGTGTCTCAGCTGCGATTTTATTCGGCGTGACCGTGGTGCAACTTGCTACCACGCAAGGCGTACAAGCCGGACATATTTATGCTGTCATCACCTACCTTTGGACTTTCGCCATGAGCCTTGACGATGCCCCGAGATTGCTGGAAGAGTTTTCCAACCTCAAAGACATCGGTAAGCGGGTGGAAGTCTAA
- a CDS encoding flavin monoamine oxidase family protein: protein MAGLYAAYRLQEQGIHDFLVLEANHELGGRVQATAGGFDLGATWFWADFQPKLVALIDKLNLNRFTQYDQGDMLIERALNNVQRIRGFVSSPQSWRLEGGISRLIDALKRSISLDKLQMNQKVIKVEHQGEQSVVHTQSGEHFIALNVLLALPPRLAAQIQFSPALPETVWQRWQNTPTWMAPHAKYIAVYDRPFWREQNLSGAAFSQVGALSEIHDISMPNGKSALFGFFAVPAQTRANVDDDTLKAHCRAELVRLFGEQAGNPEQEIIKDWAKDPLIATAIDTNPNINHPFAGQNGITQGDWQNNLWGVATEWSPNFGGYLAGAIEAVDIALTALLGEKK, encoded by the coding sequence TTGGCGGGGCTGTATGCGGCATATCGTTTGCAAGAACAGGGCATTCACGATTTTCTTGTGTTAGAAGCCAATCACGAATTAGGTGGGCGGGTGCAGGCAACAGCAGGCGGTTTTGATTTAGGGGCAACTTGGTTTTGGGCGGATTTTCAACCTAAACTGGTGGCATTGATCGATAAACTTAATCTTAACCGCTTTACCCAATACGACCAAGGCGATATGTTAATTGAGCGAGCGTTGAATAATGTTCAGCGTATTCGTGGCTTTGTGTCATCGCCCCAATCTTGGCGACTGGAAGGCGGAATATCCCGCTTGATTGATGCCTTAAAGCGGTCAATTTCTTTGGATAAATTACAAATGAACCAAAAGGTCATCAAAGTTGAACATCAAGGCGAGCAAAGTGTAGTGCATACACAATCAGGCGAGCATTTTATCGCTCTAAATGTGTTGCTTGCATTACCGCCACGCTTGGCAGCTCAAATTCAATTTAGCCCAGCTCTGCCTGAAACAGTATGGCAACGTTGGCAAAATACGCCGACGTGGATGGCACCGCACGCCAAGTATATTGCGGTCTATGATCGTCCGTTTTGGCGTGAGCAGAATTTATCGGGGGCGGCATTTAGTCAAGTAGGAGCATTGAGCGAAATCCACGATATTTCAATGCCTAATGGCAAATCTGCTTTATTCGGCTTTTTTGCCGTACCTGCACAAACACGAGCGAATGTGGATGATGACACGCTAAAAGCCCATTGCCGTGCCGAATTAGTGCGTTTATTCGGCGAGCAAGCGGGTAATCCTGAGCAAGAAATTATCAAGGACTGGGCGAAAGATCCGTTAATCGCCACAGCGATAGACACTAATCCGAATATCAACCACCCTTTCGCAGGGCAAAATGGCATTACCCAAGGCGATTGGCAGAATAATCTGTGGGGTGTGGCAACAGAGTGGTCGCCGAATTTTGGTGGCTATCTTGCAGGGGCGATTGAAGCGGTGGATATTGCCTTAACAGCATTATTGGGAGAGAAAAAATGA
- a CDS encoding ACP phosphodiesterase: MEDLAEASHIQNGARLHRFIDSTTDRRENFLNPLLAKDLGRFKGIVSNIVIVHIIAKNFTRLFKQVLVQVEAEILANITQYQPIFPQEFLSLFNWLTQNSALSHYSELDFLTERVFTSMAQRITRGEVLYSAEDVLKKHYAKLEVLAIQEFIYTKDESIRKYLAFNNIG, translated from the coding sequence ATTGAAGATTTAGCGGAGGCTAGTCATATTCAAAACGGTGCGAGGCTACATCGCTTTATTGATAGCACAACAGATCGGCGCGAGAATTTCTTAAATCCGTTACTTGCCAAGGATTTAGGGCGATTTAAAGGGATTGTGTCGAATATTGTGATTGTCCATATTATCGCAAAAAATTTTACCCGCTTGTTTAAGCAAGTACTTGTACAGGTTGAAGCTGAAATCTTGGCGAACATTACTCAATATCAACCGATTTTCCCACAAGAATTTCTGTCGCTATTTAATTGGTTGACACAAAATAGCGCACTATCTCATTATTCTGAGTTAGATTTTTTAACTGAGCGTGTATTTACCAGTATGGCACAGCGTATCACACGTGGCGAAGTACTATATTCAGCGGAGGATGTGCTTAAAAAACACTATGCAAAACTTGAAGTGTTGGCGATACAAGAATTTATCTACACCAAAGATGAAAGTATCCGCAAATATTTAGCCTTTAATAACATTGGCTAA
- a CDS encoding MBL fold metallo-hydrolase, producing the protein MKKTNILTALVAATLGLTALPTMAQPAYTPAKNAVKMQKTQVPGYFRVMVGDFEVTALYDGLGNLDMSLMEKFTTFSKVELDAMLDHEFAPRTHLGGLEGTIIGFLVNTGDNLILIDAGKGEVEAPIFLDKKGRLMDSLKASGYQPEQIDIILPTHMHADHLNGVVAEGKMAFPNATIYLPNQEKAFWLDADISQLPQEIQPLVQLARSAVAPYQKADKVKFYNAGDEVFPNVKSIPLFGHTPGHSGFEFSSKGETLLVWGDLMHNHAVQMAHPEVAIEFDANADAARKTRQEMLPKIAAQKPLIAGAHLPFPGLGHLQAEKDSNSYRWIPVQYRPFDQH; encoded by the coding sequence ATGAAAAAAACCAATATTTTGACCGCACTTGTGGCAGCAACACTCGGCTTAACCGCTTTACCGACAATGGCACAACCTGCTTACACCCCAGCGAAAAATGCGGTGAAAATGCAGAAAACCCAAGTGCCGGGCTATTTCCGTGTAATGGTCGGTGATTTTGAAGTCACCGCGCTGTATGACGGGTTGGGTAATCTTGATATGTCGCTAATGGAAAAATTCACCACGTTCAGCAAAGTGGAACTTGATGCAATGCTCGATCACGAATTTGCCCCACGCACCCATTTGGGCGGTTTGGAAGGTACGATCATCGGCTTTTTGGTGAACACAGGCGATAATCTGATTTTGATTGATGCGGGCAAAGGCGAGGTGGAAGCCCCGATTTTCCTTGATAAAAAAGGGCGTTTGATGGACAGCCTGAAAGCGTCTGGCTACCAACCTGAGCAAATCGACATCATTCTGCCAACCCATATGCACGCCGACCACCTAAATGGCGTGGTGGCAGAAGGCAAAATGGCGTTCCCAAATGCAACCATTTACTTGCCAAACCAAGAAAAAGCGTTTTGGCTAGATGCGGACATTTCGCAACTTCCGCAAGAAATTCAACCGCTTGTACAGCTGGCTCGCTCGGCGGTCGCACCGTACCAAAAAGCGGATAAAGTGAAATTCTACAACGCTGGCGATGAAGTGTTCCCGAATGTAAAATCTATCCCGCTTTTCGGACATACGCCGGGGCATAGCGGGTTTGAATTTAGCTCAAAAGGTGAAACCTTATTGGTATGGGGCGATTTAATGCACAACCACGCCGTGCAAATGGCTCACCCAGAAGTGGCGATTGAGTTTGATGCGAATGCCGATGCCGCTCGTAAAACTCGTCAAGAAATGTTACCGAAAATTGCCGCTCAAAAACCGTTGATCGCAGGCGCACATTTACCATTCCCGGGCTTGGGTCATTTACAAGCGGAAAAAGACAGCAAC
- a CDS encoding LysR family transcriptional regulator, which produces MTNLDWNDIHYFLQLVEKQTLTATANALEVEHSTVSRRIERLEKQLGLHLFDRINKRYLLTADGERLYGEAKKLQFNIQQFTQAAQDSRQALTEVLISVPPFVANGLLAPLLGEFYRRFQHIRLVLVSDVSQSSLHQRQADIALRIVPPEQNDLVARRLCDVTYHWYAHRDYLAHTPEADWQYLGLSLNGKRVQWVHQQLQGKPVRFSSNDFLLVQSAIQQQLGIGLLPTVYAKNPDFTRVEQMEALTTPLYLIMHQDVRQSTRVREVADFLIEVLGK; this is translated from the coding sequence ATGACAAATTTAGACTGGAACGACATTCACTACTTTCTGCAATTAGTGGAAAAACAGACGCTCACGGCAACGGCGAATGCGTTGGAAGTGGAACACAGCACGGTTTCACGCCGTATCGAGCGGTTGGAAAAACAGCTTGGCTTGCATTTGTTCGACCGCATTAACAAACGCTATTTACTGACCGCAGACGGCGAACGGCTTTATGGCGAGGCGAAAAAATTGCAATTCAACATTCAGCAATTTACCCAAGCCGCCCAAGACAGCCGTCAAGCCTTGACGGAAGTGTTGATTTCCGTGCCACCTTTTGTCGCTAACGGCTTGCTTGCCCCTTTGCTTGGCGAGTTTTACCGCCGTTTTCAGCATATTCGGTTGGTGCTGGTCAGCGATGTCAGCCAAAGTAGCCTACATCAACGCCAAGCGGACATCGCCTTGCGAATCGTGCCACCCGAGCAAAATGATTTGGTTGCCCGCCGCTTGTGTGATGTGACTTATCATTGGTACGCCCACCGAGATTATCTCGCCCACACGCCTGAAGCGGACTGGCAGTATCTCGGATTAAGTCTAAACGGCAAAAGAGTGCAATGGGTTCATCAGCAGCTGCAAGGCAAGCCAGTTCGCTTTTCGAGCAACGATTTTCTGCTGGTTCAATCCGCCATCCAGCAACAGCTCGGCATTGGCTTATTGCCGACGGTTTATGCGAAAAATCCTGACTTCACGAGAGTGGAACAAATGGAAGCTTTAACCACACCGCTTTATTTGATTATGCACCAAGACGTCCGCCAATCCACCCGAGTGCGAGAAGTAGCAGATTTCTTGATTGAGGTGTTGGGGAAATAG